The following proteins are encoded in a genomic region of Dialister hominis:
- the addA gene encoding helicase-exonuclease AddAB subunit AddA translates to MANRWTPAQQEALDTRNKNLLLSAAAGSGKTAVLTERITRIAGDMESGIDINELLVLTFTKAAAAEMKSRVSASLTNKLREADAENNLPLIHHLERQLSLMGSAQISTLDSFFQSLLRQYFYLLDLDPKTQIMADENEGYLLKEAVLAEVLERWYEEADPDFLKTADLFASRYQDRDLKDTILRIHNFSCSMPFPIDWLKHLPDPYNIPDGTKLDDIPWSYDFLASIISTSEKISEYYRRAFEIMDQNDAARAVYSDQLSNEYSFISSLAEVSSWKDLYDLPSFTFARLTIATAKVLKPYKMLVKEFNATPDAETIKALRKQAAATYNKSIAPLIGISEDQWIGETRNMAPIVKVLSDITIDFTHSLSERKRQEGVMDFNDLEHYVLDVLVDKDDPAFTPETAADFPSEAALAIRSRYKEVMIDEYQDTNGVQELITSLLSSGDNRFMVGDIKQSIYRFRQADPTIFLGKYNDFSTNEAATDHRIDLNKNFRSDAAILSSINFIFRQIMTERNLELNYGAAEALYPGRHEEERPSDYCGGSVSIGLIDKDIEEAQNDNPKIKDMENIRLEGRLIAAKIRSLIDSKAKVMNGDGTFRPITYSDIVILLRSVAGKAPILLKVMGEYGIPAISDREDDYIQNPEVETLLALLKIIDNPLQDLALTAVLRSVFVGLDEEDLSRLRLAQKAAGAEHIWPVLGNADHILKPGGAGLVSSFLSLYKEWRLQAVKDGAAPLIRKIIADTDYLTYVSGLSGGEFRKAHVLAFYQLALSRDSGARSGLYSFLTELSRLTKDGRNFRAKTPSVSAADAVRIMTIHRSKGLEFPVVFLVDAAKEFNLRDTKATAICHKDRGIGIQYYDEETHARWPSLYWYSVRSASERESKAEEARLLYVAMTRARDKLFITATLKDTIRSLDLWMASLAGTETGEVRPLPSYITSGAASYLDWIMPAALRHRSSKDVWDRLMRIPSYADDAEGDHSLFDISITPETSLLRADETADAAETEKQLIEVEETPETNADRFLASLPSEVPEDLSRRLTWSYDFPGAANTPGKLTATAAVKLRETLEASESDEPPYASEVLAPDLPSLPETEEGEENEETEGMKETLPADYAEPPSFLSGGKPGFTGTSFGTLMHKAMEMIDFKTVPATREALRNEIMRLTESGIFTKDEEEVLLSERKYTNPVASLITFAESPLGTLMKEAETVGKEMPFSILLPADSFYPDCEKGEKIFLQGIMDCLLETKDGLTVIDYKTDRVMTEEELREHYKIQLQVYGEAAEKLLGKPVVRLSLWAFRLGKAIDIPLHRN, encoded by the coding sequence ATGGCTAACCGCTGGACCCCGGCGCAGCAGGAAGCGCTGGATACAAGAAACAAGAATCTCCTGCTCTCAGCTGCTGCAGGAAGCGGCAAGACCGCAGTCCTCACCGAACGCATCACGCGCATCGCAGGCGACATGGAAAGCGGCATCGATATCAACGAGCTTCTCGTCCTCACTTTCACAAAGGCAGCCGCTGCTGAAATGAAGAGCCGCGTCTCGGCGTCTTTGACAAACAAGCTCCGCGAAGCGGATGCGGAGAACAATCTGCCCCTCATCCATCACTTAGAGCGCCAGCTCTCTCTCATGGGAAGCGCGCAGATTTCCACGCTCGACTCCTTCTTCCAGTCGCTTCTCCGCCAGTACTTCTACCTCCTCGATCTGGATCCCAAGACACAGATCATGGCAGATGAAAACGAAGGATACCTGCTGAAGGAAGCCGTCCTTGCCGAAGTGCTGGAAAGATGGTACGAAGAAGCGGACCCGGATTTCCTCAAAACGGCCGACCTCTTTGCCAGCCGCTACCAGGACCGCGACCTGAAGGATACGATCCTGCGCATCCACAACTTCTCCTGCTCGATGCCATTCCCGATCGACTGGCTCAAGCATCTGCCCGATCCTTACAACATCCCCGATGGTACGAAGCTGGACGACATTCCCTGGAGCTATGATTTCCTTGCCTCGATCATTTCTACTTCGGAGAAGATCAGCGAATACTACCGGCGCGCTTTTGAAATCATGGATCAGAATGATGCAGCGCGTGCCGTCTACAGTGACCAGCTTTCGAATGAATACAGCTTCATTTCCTCTCTCGCCGAAGTTTCTTCCTGGAAAGACCTCTATGATCTTCCCTCCTTTACCTTCGCCCGTCTCACAATCGCAACCGCCAAGGTGCTGAAGCCCTATAAAATGCTTGTCAAAGAGTTCAATGCCACTCCGGATGCCGAGACCATCAAGGCTCTCCGGAAGCAGGCTGCGGCTACGTATAATAAGTCGATAGCTCCCCTGATCGGGATTTCCGAAGACCAGTGGATCGGAGAGACGCGCAATATGGCTCCGATCGTGAAGGTGCTCTCTGACATTACCATCGACTTCACGCATTCTCTTTCGGAGAGGAAACGCCAGGAAGGCGTCATGGACTTCAATGATCTGGAGCACTATGTCTTAGACGTCCTCGTCGACAAGGATGATCCGGCATTCACGCCTGAGACGGCCGCTGATTTCCCGTCGGAAGCCGCTCTTGCCATACGCTCACGTTACAAGGAAGTCATGATCGATGAGTACCAGGACACGAACGGCGTGCAGGAACTCATCACCTCCCTTCTCTCCAGCGGAGACAACCGCTTCATGGTCGGCGACATCAAGCAGAGCATTTACCGCTTCCGTCAGGCGGACCCGACGATATTCCTCGGAAAGTACAATGACTTCAGCACGAATGAGGCTGCTACAGACCACAGGATCGACCTCAATAAGAATTTCCGAAGCGATGCGGCCATCCTTTCTTCCATCAATTTCATCTTCCGCCAGATCATGACGGAAAGAAATCTGGAGCTGAACTACGGGGCGGCGGAAGCGCTCTACCCGGGACGCCACGAGGAAGAGAGGCCTTCCGATTACTGCGGCGGCTCTGTCTCCATCGGCCTCATCGACAAGGATATCGAAGAGGCGCAGAATGATAATCCCAAGATCAAGGATATGGAAAACATACGCCTCGAAGGCAGGCTGATTGCGGCGAAAATCCGCAGCCTCATCGACAGCAAGGCCAAGGTCATGAACGGCGACGGCACCTTCCGCCCCATCACTTACAGTGATATCGTCATTCTTCTCCGCTCCGTGGCAGGAAAAGCCCCCATCCTTTTGAAGGTCATGGGAGAATACGGCATTCCTGCGATTTCCGACAGGGAAGACGATTACATCCAGAATCCGGAAGTCGAGACGCTCCTTGCGCTCCTCAAGATCATCGACAATCCGCTGCAGGACCTGGCGCTGACGGCTGTCCTGCGCTCTGTCTTCGTAGGCCTTGATGAAGAGGATCTTTCGCGCCTGCGACTTGCCCAGAAGGCTGCCGGTGCTGAGCATATCTGGCCTGTCCTTGGAAATGCGGATCATATCCTCAAACCGGGAGGAGCCGGCCTTGTTTCTTCCTTCCTTTCCCTCTACAAGGAATGGCGCCTGCAGGCTGTCAAGGACGGCGCAGCACCGCTCATCAGGAAGATCATCGCGGATACCGATTACCTCACTTACGTCTCCGGACTTTCCGGCGGCGAATTCAGGAAAGCACATGTCCTTGCCTTCTATCAGCTGGCTCTTTCGAGAGACAGCGGCGCCAGGAGCGGCCTCTACTCTTTCCTCACTGAGCTTTCGCGCCTGACGAAGGACGGACGTAATTTCCGCGCCAAGACGCCTTCTGTCTCTGCCGCCGATGCTGTCCGCATCATGACGATCCACAGGAGCAAGGGGCTTGAATTCCCTGTCGTCTTCCTGGTCGATGCGGCAAAAGAATTCAACCTCCGCGACACGAAGGCAACGGCCATCTGCCACAAGGACAGGGGAATCGGCATCCAGTACTATGACGAAGAGACCCATGCACGCTGGCCCAGCCTCTACTGGTATTCCGTCCGCTCCGCTTCCGAAAGGGAAAGCAAAGCCGAAGAAGCGCGCCTCCTCTACGTCGCCATGACGCGCGCAAGAGACAAGCTCTTCATTACAGCTACTTTGAAGGATACCATAAGATCCCTTGACCTCTGGATGGCCTCCCTGGCTGGCACGGAAACTGGCGAAGTCCGCCCGCTCCCGTCCTATATCACATCCGGTGCCGCTTCCTACCTTGACTGGATCATGCCGGCGGCGCTCCGTCATCGCTCATCCAAAGATGTATGGGACCGTCTCATGCGCATCCCCTCCTATGCTGACGATGCAGAAGGAGACCACTCTCTTTTCGATATTTCCATCACTCCGGAAACTTCGCTCCTCAGAGCGGATGAAACCGCGGATGCTGCAGAAACGGAAAAGCAGCTGATCGAGGTGGAAGAAACACCGGAGACGAATGCTGACCGCTTCCTTGCTTCCCTTCCTTCTGAGGTACCTGAAGATCTTTCCCGCCGCCTCACATGGAGCTACGACTTCCCGGGCGCTGCCAATACGCCGGGAAAACTGACAGCCACAGCCGCGGTCAAGCTTCGTGAAACGCTCGAAGCTTCGGAAAGCGATGAACCGCCGTATGCCTCTGAAGTCCTGGCACCGGACCTTCCTTCCCTTCCTGAAACGGAAGAGGGCGAAGAAAATGAGGAAACAGAAGGAATGAAGGAAACGCTTCCTGCCGATTATGCAGAGCCGCCTTCTTTCCTCTCCGGAGGAAAACCAGGCTTTACAGGGACTTCCTTTGGTACACTCATGCATAAGGCGATGGAAATGATAGATTTCAAGACCGTCCCGGCAACAAGGGAAGCTTTAAGAAATGAAATCATGCGCCTTACGGAATCGGGCATCTTCACGAAGGATGAAGAGGAAGTCCTCCTTTCAGAAAGAAAGTACACAAATCCTGTCGCTTCTCTCATCACCTTCGCAGAAAGCCCTCTGGGCACTCTCATGAAAGAAGCAGAGACAGTCGGGAAGGAAATGCCTTTCTCGATCCTCCTTCCTGCGGATTCCTTCTATCCCGACTGCGAAAAGG